The following are from one region of the Desulfurellaceae bacterium genome:
- a CDS encoding VOC family protein, whose amino-acid sequence MAELFHIGLTVKNLERSIAFYRDIAEMQQGEYLEAQSPAFDRLTNNPGAKLKVVYMQAGSFLLQLIEYVAAGGTTLDLHHNNVGSPHISLYVADVEAKYRQLTSRGDVTITSDIIQIAPTMRSFYTEDPDGVPVEFLQLTD is encoded by the coding sequence ATGGCGGAACTGTTTCATATCGGCCTGACGGTCAAAAATCTGGAGCGCTCAATCGCCTTCTACCGAGACATCGCCGAGATGCAGCAAGGCGAATATCTTGAGGCCCAAAGCCCGGCCTTTGACCGGCTGACGAACAACCCCGGAGCCAAACTCAAGGTCGTCTACATGCAAGCCGGCTCGTTTCTGCTCCAACTGATCGAGTACGTCGCGGCCGGCGGCACCACGCTCGACCTCCATCATAACAACGTCGGCAGCCCGCATATCTCGCTGTACGTCGCGGACGTCGAGGCCAAATACCGCCAGCTCACAAGCCGGGGCGATGTCACCATCACCTCGGACATCATCCAGATTGCACCCACTATGCGGAGCTTCTACACCGAAGACCCGGACGGGGTGCCGGTCGAGTTTCTGCAGCTGACAGACTAA